In one Bombus fervidus isolate BK054 chromosome 16, iyBomFerv1, whole genome shotgun sequence genomic region, the following are encoded:
- the Eys gene encoding eyes shut, which produces MRYRRVLTERFTKEKILILATFFLLTIGFSRGINCSGDPCMYGICLEDANSTYSCYCIDGYTGINCEINWNDCWSNPCLNGGTCNDAVAAYNCTCTEGFVGINCEQRYSECSNQPCLNNGTCLDYDGITCQCPDGYSGDYCEIDASVCNDTICKNGGECVEGPGFSFFCRCSEGWTGRLCDEDIDECITSPCKNGGLCINIPASYTCACLFGYTGKDCDKAIVPCEENPCENDAVCLFEDERPVCYCVPDYHGALCELKYDDCESKFANCENGGTCIDGINSFTCACPTFYSGPFCNVYDLPSTFSTIEETFETDNDQKSITLTSFTPKSSTLPEIETPSSITASTTAQSSTSLKSTSRLYTIWYPFMETTSSTDKSFNFFSSSSSTTVSSNIGGSTTESTPFVTDVSAMYSVTSKEISQTETVSLESRTFPSVSSEVYSVTSPIKVETEYLTQKSIHNETTTTEIIYQENGDRMFTSTSDTTPETSSRTKYVPSTGHYPDATASVGRATEESTTTESERNNGSLFPTVASSSNFTEFWQNKSSDSSTPIIEVPRTIPQTFTDKWTSTKLTKSSSTEMESSTSAFANNISSSVTISSSVKPIYDENTTDSDHEQFSTKTESPTTSRSTIIPECLGTLCSSSTISPTRNDSDCNCSRREDCKPESSIIRAAFNGKSYARQHVDVEISNDNNATLKIFVRLRTRYKDGIILHVYFDDEKYALVYLEYGSLKFQFSCGLETMLLGEIDSPIDNGYEADIDTRFQYFMKNETNKCSARLLVNETTAVSGEQTLPLRGGLPRHANLHLGGIPLVFSHYFAHVSMGFTGCMNSLKINDIPRHFIRDSTETFQIEDCTSFLCLSNPCQNFGACEEINGAIRCRCIAGYTGPFCERSTCDENPCALGATCISSPGTGFVCVCPLGTHGLLCEEDTVIMRPSFSVLVPGFSSYIAYGISNSIKDAMELKLKVIPRTYEQISLIAYLGQSGSRQDLSDHLSITYVRGYIMLTWDLGAGVRRIFTNVPLSAATMAATASKSHIAYTIRIGRKGRDAWLAVDGIGNITGRVVGTMTRLDVSPILYIGGHKSKNFESLPHDLPLHTGFSGCIFDIELRTETAIYSITNSSPATGRGVGECHRNECIRHLCKNGAVCLNHGATYSCICTKEWMGSDCSIPVEALSSVDSSSCHTSN; this is translated from the exons ATGCGTTATAGAAGGGTGCTTACTGAAAGGTttacgaaagagaagattcTTATTCTGGCAACATTTTTTCTCTTAACGATTGGCTTTTCACGAGGTATAAATTGCAGTGGTGATCCCTGCATGTACGGAATTTGTTTAGAAGACGCGAACAG CACTTATTCTTGCTACTGTATCGACGGTTACACTGGAATCAATTGCGAGATCAATTGGAATGATTGTTGGTCGAATCCTTGCCTCAACGGAGGGACATGCAACGATGCTGTTGCAGCTTATAATTGCACCTGTACTGAAGGGTTTGTAG GTATAAATTGTGAACAAAGATATAGCGAATGTTCGAATCAACCATGCCTGAATAACGGGACTTGCCTCGATTACGATGGTATCACCTGTCAATGTCCTGATGGATATTCAG gAGACTATTGCGAAATCGATGCTTCGGTTTGTAACGatacaatatgtaaaaatggAGGTGAATGCGTGGAAGGACCTggattctcttttttttgtcGCTGCTCGGAAG GTTGGACAGGTCGATTGTGCGACGAAGATATTGATGAATGCATCACATCACCGTGTAAGAACGGTGGTCTTTGCATTAACATTCCTGCTTCGTACACTTGTGCTTGTTTATTTG GATATACCGGTAAAGATTGCGATAAAGCCATCGTACCGTGCGAAGAGAATCCTTGCGAAAATGATGCAGTATGCTTATTCGAAGACGAGCGACCAGTTTGTTACTGCGTACCAGATTATCATGGTGCGTTATGCGAACTAAAATACGACGATTGCGAGTCGAAATTTGCAAATTGTGAGAACGGAGGCACTTGTATCGACGGTATCAATAGCTTCACTTGTGCTTGCCCAACGTTCTACAGTGGACCATTTTGCAATGTCTACGATCTTCCATCAACTTTCTCCACTATCGAAGAAACATTCGAGACTGATAACGATCAAAAGAGTATTACTCTTACTTCTTTTACACCAAAATCATCGACACTGCCAGAAATCGAGACACCATCGTCGATTACTGCTTCCACAACGGCACAGTCTTCGACTTCTCTTAAAAGCACTAGTCGTCTCTACACAATATGGTACCCTTTTATGGAAACAACGTCTTCGACTGATAAGAGTTTCAACTTTTTTAGTAGCAGTAGCAGTACCACCGTTAGTAGCAACATTGGTGGAAGCACCACAGAAAGTACTCCGTTTGTTACCGATGTCTCGGCTATGTATTCTGTTACAAGTAAAGAGATATCTCAAACTGAAACAGTCTCGTTAGAATCCCGAACATTTCCCAGTGTTTCGAGTGAAGTCTATTCGGTAACGTCGCCGATAAAAGTTGAGACGGAATATTTGACACAGAAATCGATTCACAATGAAACGACTACGactgaaattatttatcaagaGAACGGTGACAGGATGTTCACGTCCACCAGCGATACGACTCCTGAAACTAGTAGCAGAACGAAATATGTTCCAAGTACAGG GCATTATCCAGATGCAACTGCATCTGTTGGAAGAGCGACAGAGGAATCTACGACAACAGAAAGTGAAAGAAATAATGGTTCATTATTCCCTACCGTTGCATCCTCCTCTAATTTTACAGAGTTTTGGCAAAATAAAAGCTCTGACTCGAGTACGCCAATAATAGAAGTGCCAAGAACTATACCTCAGACATTTACAGATAAGTGGACCTCtacaaaattaacaaaatcttCGAGTACAGAAATGGAAAGTTCTACGTCCGCTTTCGCTAACAATATCTCTTCATCTGTAACAATTAGTAGCTCTGTAAAACCGATATACGATGAGAATACTACCGATAGCGACCATGAacaattttcaacgaaaaCTGAATCACCAACAACTTCAAGAAGTACCATAATTCCTGAATGCCTTGGAACTTTGTGTTCAAGTTCCACAATATCACCTACGCGCAATGATAGCGAT TGTAACTGTTCACGCCGTGAAGATTGTAAACCTGAATCAAGTATAATACGGGCGGCGTTTAATGGAAAATCTTACGCGAGACAACACGTTGATGTAGAAATTTCAAACGACAATAACGCAACGTTAAAAATTTTTGTCAGGCTTCGAACACGTTATAAGGATGGTATTATATTACATGTTTATTTCGATGATGAAAAATATGCGTTGGTATATTTGGAATATGGTTCTTTAAAGTTTCAATTCTCCTGCGGACTTGAAACTATGTTATTGGGTGAAATAGATTCGCCTATCGACAACGGGTATGAAGCGGATATTGATACGag GtttcaatatttcatgaaaaatgaaactaaCAAATGTTCGGCTCGTTTGCTAGTAAATGAAACAACGGCAGTTAGTGGAGAACAAACTTTACCATTACGTGGAGGTCTTCCACGACATGCCAATTTACATTTAGGTGGTATACCATTGGTATTTTCTCACTATTTCGCTCACGTCTCTATGGGATTTACTGGCTGTATGAACTCATTGAAA ataAACGATATACCACGTCATTTCATCCGTGATTCCACAGAAACGTTTCAAATTGAAGATTGCACATCGTTTCTGTGCTTATCAAATCCATGTCAAAATTTCGGTGCGTGCGAAGAAATAAATGGTGCAATACGTTGTAGATGCATAGCTGG ATATACAGGCCCATTTTGTGAACGTTCAACGTGCGATGAAAATCCTTGTGCCCTGGGTGCAACTTGTATTAGTTCACCGGGTACGGGTTTCGTTTGCGTTTGTCCACTTGGTACTCATGGGCTCTTATGCGAAGAAg ATACTGTTATAATGCGACCATCATTTTCTGTACTTGTACCTGGATTCTCATCATACATTGCTTACGGCATTTCAAATTCTATAAAAGATGCAATGGAATTGAAATTGAAGGTCATACCGCGTACTTACGAACAGATATCTTTGATAGCTTATTTAGGACAAAGTGGATCGCGCCAAGATCTATCAGATCATCTTTCCATAACATATGTTCGTGGTTATATTATGCTAACCTGGGATTTAGGAGCAG GTGTTCGCAGAATATTTACAAACGTTCCCTTGAGTGCTGCAACAATGGCAGCAACAGCAAGTAAAAGTCATATAGCATATACGATTAGAATTGGAAGAAAGGGTCGAGATGCTTGGCTTGCAGTGGATGGTATAGGCAATATAACTGGGCGAGTGGTTGGAACCATGACACGACTCGATGTATCACCAATACTTTATATCG GTGGACacaaatcaaaaaattttgaatCTTTACCTCATGATTTGCCCCTTCATACTGGATTTTCTGGTTGTATATTTGACATTGAATTACGCACAGAAACCGCTATTTATTCAATAACCAATTCAAGTCCTGCAACAGGTCGTGGTGTTGGTGAATGTCATAGAAATGAATGCATTCGTCATTTATGCAAAAATGGTGCAGTATGTTTAAATCATGGAGCTACATATAG ttGTATTTGTACAAAAGAATGGATGGGATCTGACTGTTCCATACCAGTAGAGGCATTATCTTCTGTTGACTCATCTTCTTGTCATACTTCAAACTAG
- the LOC139995818 gene encoding SET domain-containing protein SmydA-8 has product MKYWLQYHHPLKSVVRIFQASHSRVSLFNMSLQDIVEPEKVEEVLLSHLKENKIFLKGPKPWTIRSSLLGGRGMFATRDIKQNELIFIDSPLLIGPKYTGKYFEMCVSCYKNECALFPCDRGCGLPVCSTQCENSPKHVNYECEYLKSLVPICGTDWSPNLLLAVVPIRALFLTEQQRKCLATLQSDKNLTCYPEIEQLKKNVTNSPSEEDMELMKHVCRILNTNSFETIMVHDTDHSASLRGLYSIASFQNHCCVPNTRHHFDGEFRMYVSAALSIAAGEEITSTYTSLFWDTTLRRKFLSITKHFSCMCKRCSDPTEFKSRLGALLCASDKCSGELLPLDPLNMTTPWICDKCGITLNHRQICSIRSGIAGIIKEVLYKTPREIYKFLQKELSLLTPWSNYCIVDMKFRIVSYYGRSDGAKWEDLSDTELNLKAKFCNDLLSVLDALNCGDCRKRGLILYELYCTNLEKIKRFKQQPNIEEVDENQRILKKAITILQNDIVSAVTFEHDKNYFKQPIAV; this is encoded by the exons ATGAAGTACTGGTTACAGTACCACCACCCTTTGAAATCAGTCGTCAGAATCTTTCAAGCGAGTCACTCTAGAGTATCATTATTTAACATGAGTCTTCAGGATATTGTAGAACCAGAGAAAGTAGAGGAGGTGTTATTGTCTcatttaaaggaaaataagATTTTCCTGAAAGGACCAAAACCGTGGACTATTCGTTCTTCACTATTGGGTGGTCGTGGCATGTTTGCTACCCGAGACATCAAACAAAatgaattaatattcattgatTCGCCTCTATTAATCGGACCTAAATACACAggcaaatattttgaaatgtgTGTATCATGTTACAAGAACGAATGCGCATTATTTCCGTGCGATAGAGGTTGTGGCTTGCCAGTTTGCTCGACTCAATGTGAAAATTCGCCAAAGCATGTGAATTATGAATGTGAATATCTTAAATCATTGGTACCGATTTGCGGTACCGATTGGTCCCCAAACTTATTACTGGCTGTGGTACCCATCCGTGCACTCTTTCTAACGGAACAACAGCGTAAATGCTTGGCAACGCTTCAGTCTGATAAAAATCTGACTTGTTATCCCGAG ATCGAACAGTTGAAAAAGAATGTGACCAATTCTCCAAGCGAGGAAGATATGGAATTGATGAAGCATGTGTGCAGAATACTTAATACGAATTCGTTTGAAACGATTATGGTCCACGACACGGACCATTCTGCGAGTTTACGAGGACTTTATTCTATTGCCTCGTTCCAAAATCACTGTTGCGTACCGAATACAAGACATCATTTCGATGGAGAATTTCGAATGTATGTTAGCGCTGCCCTTTCGATTGCTGCTGGAGAGGAGATCACTAGCACTTATACGAGTTTATTTTGGGATACAACATTACGGCGGAAATTTTTAAGTATAACTAAACACTTCTCCTGCATGTGCAAAAGATGCAGTGATCCTACG GAATTTAAATCTAGGCTAGGTGCACTGTTATGCGCATCTGACAAATGTTCCGGAGAGTTATTACCCCTAGATCCTCTTAATATGACTACTCCTTGGATTTGTGATAAATGTGGCATAACCCTAAATCATCGGCag ATATGTTCGATTCGTTCAGGTATAGCGGGAATCATAAAGGAAGTTCTATACAAAACACCACGTGAGATCTATAAGTTTCTGCAGAAGGAGCTTTCACTTTTGACTCCTTGGAGCAATTACTGTATTGTAGATATGAAGTTTCGAATTGTTTCGTATTATGGCAGGAGTGATGGCGCCAAATGGGAAG ATTTAAGTGATACAGAGCTGAATCTAAAAGCGAAATTCTGCAACGATTTACTTTCTGTATTGGATGCTTTAAATTGTGGTGATTGTAGAAAAAGAG gtcttattttatatgaacTATATTGCACAAatcttgaaaaaataaaacgatttaaaCAACAACCAAATATTGAGGAA GTTGATGAAAATCAACGTATATTAAAAAAGGCAATCACTATACTACAAAACGATATTGTTTCGGCTGTTACATTTGAACATGataaaaactattttaaacAACCAATTGCTGTATAA
- the L(2)k14505 gene encoding ATP synthase mitochondrial F1 complex assembly factor 2 homolog l(2)k14505 — MYYFRHKKLVMTFNIVRNIATLRKFYRKTNILLCDGKFEITLDQRKLKTPQGKILQVESKPLALAIATEWDMQKNIIDRSSMHLTALCNTVIDNPNNHTKQDMANYIVNCLEMDTVLFHSYENEELYKIQTENWDPLVQWFCDKYGVNLVKTQSIEAPTVSSETKTVLTRHLMSYNYSAVYGFMYGVDAIKSVILTLAAAERVISIEEAVRQSRLEENYQISHWGSVEWFHDQNKYDLQARLAAAILFVHLNSYSVSYQPKIDNKNVD; from the exons ccacccttagaaaattttatcgaaaaacaaatatattattgtgtgatggaaaatttgaaattacactTGATCAAAGGAAGCTCAAAACACCAcaaggaaaaatattacaagtgGAAAGCAAACCTTTAGCTTTAGCTATAGCAACAGAATGGGATATGCAGAAAAACATTATTGATAGAAGTAGTATGCATCTA ACAGCCCTGTGTAATACTGTAATAGATAATCCTAATAATCATACAAAGCAAGATATGGCAAATTACATTGTGAATTGTTTGGAAATGGATACAGTACTATTTCACTCATAC gaaaatgaagaattatacaaaatacaaactGAAAATTGGGACCCACTAGTACAATGGTTTTGTGATAAATATGGGGTGAATTTAGTTAAAACTCAGAGTATAGAAGCTCCTACTGTATCTTCAGAAACTAAAACAGTATTGACAAGACACTTAATGTCCTACAATTATAGTGCAGTTTATG GTTTTATGTATGGAGTGGATGCAATCAAATCTGTAATCCTTACCCTAGCTGCAGCAGAAAGAGTAATTAGTATAGAGGAAGCAGTAAGGCAATCACGCTTGGAGGAAAATTATCAA ATTTCTCATTGGGGTTCTGTAGAATGGTTCCATgatcaaaataaatatgacTTACAAGCTCGTTTAGCTGCAGCTATCTTATTTGTGCATTTGAACTCTTATTCTGTGTCATATCAACCAAAAATAGATAATAAGAATgttgattaa